The following are encoded in a window of Hypomesus transpacificus isolate Combined female unplaced genomic scaffold, fHypTra1 scaffold_31, whole genome shotgun sequence genomic DNA:
- the cabin1 gene encoding calcineurin-binding protein cabin-1, producing the protein MIRIAALNAAAAAADETEDHLRSSKSRTKEAQEAEAFALYHKALDLQKHDQFEESTKAYHELLKTPLLKEAMPSDNQKIGLKHPGLMLKYSTFKNLASLAVLRDDLQTAMEFYLEAVMLDSTDVNMWYKIGQVAVRLVRIPLARHAFEEGLHCNPDHWPCLDNLITVLYTLSDYSCCLYFIGKALEKDHCYSKGLVLKEKIFEEQPCLRKDTMHIFMKCNMSVHYVEVDEEESQAIIQEAMDLRRHRQAFSVQEPKPDLVLVHPIRRFTWKNIGESFLAMYRHQTTCEAPRPSLGRRIDLSEYQDPNCLQGIPQPASPASVSQTVPSSSPCSSLPPLPAPEPATLSQPSTLVHIATTQATVEVTTTAPADAMDTSLTEKVKKATKRKRVVEDSGETAKRRSARVRNTKCKKEEKIDFQELLFKFLPSRLKKFDPEDDDESLSNLEARCDVKQDSQFLNGSCTPLESIEYMESEQQDVHSFLLNNMTNGGILDLMVRYLKAVCQRFLEEWPRGLVAVVLEVYQTWRKHSSGVPNPLLRDCSNQHIREMLVMSLSCMELQLEQWSHTKGKNVSPRKSGVGQMGDAGVPDFPGQHFQADLSQLALGSSQRDLFEDSWLPVGVRVYWLKAHFLTLQGDMELALENYDMCAGLLQSQPKSPEGKEYTIYLPNLKVDGSISLEEIAKKLKSLERCQSLEEIQRLHETGDHQAVVRLLQATLPYGGSGRGKPPDFVSSAPERPAQLLLLQNSLLKLKDYQQCLESTEVALNEALQQLNSTSGSSSPSLKEEWVSTITQLLGGIRLCFSEEPQLLSSVPRCSSMARLANNLIQLIDLSMAIPDDPKEPHFSSVVPWVLLHHIIKHEEAAFDCMLRQHMAVGDEEDDSDMPMLPSSLMLLNTAHEYLGRRSWCCNSDGALLKFYVEVLEKELAASSRLDSHPYKEELEMALEQCFFCLYAYPSKKSKARYLEEHSAQQVELQWGNALFMFQYFKPKTLPEFDSYKTSTVSADLANLLRRFSGIVPCGDAPSLSMDEVAAYIEGVGDKVPALPEGGSPAPPIVDEIYYLLGDYHFKNKEQSKAIKFYMHDICVCPNRFDSWAGMALARASRIQDKLNSNELKSDGPIWKHSLAVLNCFKRALEIDASNLSLWIEYGTMSYALHSFASRQLKQWRSELPPEVVKQMTERRDSMLETSSQCFQGASRCEGDSDEEEWLIHYMLGKIAEKRKQPPREYLHLYKRAAHYLHEEAARYPRKIHYHNPPDLAMEALELHFRLGASILKLLEAGEGEADLEHELLFTLLAEAAAGPFARGAEKSMPKSQEKEKPPSMMDEDSHGSSVCAAAGAGCHGGAPPPPSSAPGLTSPPYTATPVDHDYAKRKTLRRKQQTWQQQQQQEHKEQQADASPELDHDYCLPPKCLTSLNERSQDSEVVMLSDSNSTQDPFTDPASSQDSSHKLASGKGSTSSSENITPVKLTQPSAEDAGSPGDQHTGRGPAAPQQDKGIQEVPDASSGTPPDTPLPKPPADPGPVPVTPPKTAAGPLGTPQTPVSEGKKRAEPPPEVLMVEVPRILPAERGEQRRMLVEMCADTLFLCLGRFPQHYKSLYRLAFFHANSKTHQNLQWARDVLLGSSVPWQQLKHMPAQGLFCERNKTNLFNVSPPQFPEPVLLSQPGCRGRGFLLLFSQTTACAHGFLTRRIKREKADAMLNAVFRFLGSILETMPVDSSFSPDQQLYGGSDLSRLSDPSRIRSRIPVNMPKLFIPSTVTKFPPEITVTPPTPTLLSPKGSISEETKQRLKNVILSSQSAATVKKETLSQPALEVQETSSQESSLESESEEEEEEEEEEEDDYMDV; encoded by the exons ATG ATCCGGATTGCAGCTCTTAATGCAGCTGCGGCTGCTGCTGATGAGACCGAAGACCATTTGAGAAGCAGCAAGAGTCGAACCAAGGAAGCCCAG GAAGCGGAGGCTTTTGCCCTATACCATAAAGCTTTAGATCTTCAGAAGCATGACCAGTTTGAGGAGTCTACTAAGGCCTACCATGAGCTCCTCAAAACCCCTCTTCTCAAAGAG GCCATGCCGTCGGATAACCAGAAGATTGGTCTCAAACACCCAGGCCTCATGCTTAAGTACTCTACCTTCAAAAACCTGGCGAGTCTGGCTGTGCTGAGGGACGACCTGCAGACCGCCATGGAGTTCTACCTGGAG GCTGTGATGCTGGATTCCACGGATGTAAACATGTGGTACAAGATCGGCCAGGTGGCCGTGCGGCTTGTGCGTATTCCTCTGGCCCGGCATGCGTTTGAGGAGGGCCTGCACTGTAACCCGGACCACTGGCCCTGTCTGGACAACCTCATCACTGTCCTCTACACCCTCAGTGACTACAGCT GCTGTTTGTACTTCATCGGCAAGGCCTTGGAAAAGGATCATTGTTACAGCAAAGGTTTGGTGTTGAAGGAGAAGATCTTCGAGGAGCAACCTTGTCTGAGGAAGGATACCATGCACATATTCATGAAGTG CAACATGTCCGTCCACTATGTTgaggtggatgaagaggagagccAGGCTATCATCCAGGAGGCCATGGACCTGCGACGCCACAGGCAGGCTTTCTCGGTCCAGGAGCCCAAGCCAGACCTGGTGCTGGTCCATCCAATCCGCCGCTTCAC TTGGAAGAACATAGGCGAAAGCTTCCTGGCCATGTACAGACACCAGACCACATGCGAGGCGCCTCGTCCCAGTCTGGGCCGCAGGATCGACCTGTCTGAGTACCAGGACCCCAACTGCCTCCAGGGCATCCCCCAGCCCGCCAGTCCGGCCAGCGTGAGCCAGACTGTGCCCAGCAGcagcccctgctcctccctgcctcccctccctgctccagagCCAGCCACCCTGTCCCAGCCCAGCACCCTGGTCCACATCGCCACCACCCAGGCCACGGTGGAGGTCACCACGACCGCCCCCGCCGACG CGATGGACACGTCCCTCACAGAGAAGGTGAAGAAAGCCACGAAGAGGAAGAGGGTCGTCGAGGACAGCGGTGAGACGGCAAAGCGGCGCTCTGCTCGGGTCCGAAACACCAAGTgcaagaaagaggagaagattGACTTCCAAGAGCTGCTTTTCAAATTCCTACCCTCCAG ACTCAAGAAGTTCGACccggaggatgatgatgagagcCTGAGTAACCTGGAGGCCAGGTGTGACGTCAAGCAGGACTCCCAGTTCCTCAACGGCAGCTGTACACCTCTGGAATCCATAGAATACATGGAATCAG AACAACAGGATGTCCACAGCTTCCTGCTCAACAACATGACCAACGGGGGCATACTGGACCTTATGGTGCGCTACCTGAAGGCCGTGTGTCAGAGGTTCTTGGAGGAGTGGCCTCGAGGGCTGGTTGCCGTGGTGCTGGAGGTCTATCAGACCTGGAGGAAGCACAGCAGCGGGGTGCCTAACCCCTTGCTGCGAGACTGCAGCAACCAGCACATCCGG GAGATGCTGGTGATGAGCTTGTCCTGCATGGAACTGCAGTTGGAGCAGTGGTCACACACAAAAGGCAAAAACG TGTCTCCCAGAAAGAGTGGCGTAGGTCAGATGGGCGATGCAGGCGTCCCAGACTTCCCTGGGCAGCACTTCCAGGCTGACCTGTCCCAGCTGGCTCTGGGCTCCTCTCAGAGGGACCTGTTTGAGGACAGCTGGCTCCCAGTCGGAGTGCGTGTGTACTGGCTCAAGGCACACTTTCTCACCCTGCAA GGTGACATGGAGCTGGCGCTGGAGAACTACGACATGTGTGCAGGGCTGTTGCAGAGCCAGCCCAAATCCCCAGAGGGAAAGGAGTACACCATCTACCTGCCCAACCTGAAGGTGGACGGGTCCATctccctggaggag attGCCAAGAAACTGAAGTCTTTGGAGCGCTGCCAGTCTCTGGAGGAGATCCAGCGGCTCCACGAGACGGGAGACCACCAGGCGGTGGTGCGCCTGCTGCAGGCCACGCTTCCCTACGGAGGCTCCGGCCGGGGCAAGCCTCCGGACTTCGTCAGCTCCGCCCCCGAAAGGCCcgcccagctgctgctgctgcag AACTCTCTGCTGAAGCTGAAGGACTACCAGCAGTGCCTGGAGAGCACCGAAGTGGCCCTGAACGAGGCCCTGCAGCAGCTAAACTCGACGTCGGGCAGCTCCTCTCCCTCGCTGAAGGAGGAGTGGGTGTCCACCATCACCCAGCTGTTGGGGGGGATCAGGCTGTGCTTCTCAGAGGAGCCGCAGCTGCTGAGCAGCGTGCCTCGCTGCTCCAGCATGGCCCGCCTCGCCAACAACCTCATCCAG ctgatTGACCTCAGCATGGCCATCCCGGACGATCCCAAGGAGCCTCATTTCTCCTCGGTCGTCCCCTGGGTCCTACTGCACCACATCATCAAGCACGAGGAGGCGGCCTTCGACTGCATGCTCCGCCAGCACATGGCCGTAGGGGACGAGGAAG ATGACTCGGACATGCCCATGCTGCCCTCGTCGCTGATGCTGCTGAACACGGCTCACGAGTACCTGGGCCGGCGCTCCTGGTGCTGCAACTCTGACGGAGCCCTCCTCAAGttctat GTGGAGGTcctggagaaggagctggcTGCTTCCAGCAGGCTGGACTCCCACCCCTACAAGGAGGAGTTAGAGATGGCCCTGGAGCAGTGCTTCTTCTGCCTCTACGCCTACCCCAGCAAGAAGAGCAAGGCCCGCTACCTAGAGGAGCACTCGGCCCAGCAG GTGGAGCTGCAGTGGGGAAACGCCCTCTTCATGTTCCAGTACTTCAAGCCCAAGACCCTGCCGGAGTTCGACAGCTACAAGACGAGCACGGTGTCGGCCGACCTGGCCAACCTGCTGCGACGCTTCTCCGGCATCGTGCCCTGCGGCGACGCCCCCTCCCTCAGCATGGACGAGGTGGCGGCCTACATCGAGGGGGTCGGCGATAAG GTGCCTGCTCTCCCCGAGGGaggctctcctgctccccccatcgTGGATGAGATCTATTACCTCCTGGGGGATTACCACTTCAAGAACAAGGAGCAGTCCAAAGCCATCAAGTTCTACATGCatgacatctgtgtgtgtccaaaCAG gtttgacTCGTGGGCGGGCATGGCTCTGGCCAGGGCCAGCCGCATCCAGGACAAGCTGAACTCCAACGAGCTGAAGAGCGACGGGCCCATATGGAAGCACTCCCTGGCCGTGCTCAACTGCTTCAAGAGGGCCCTGGAGATCGACGCCTCCAACCTGTCCCTGTGGATCGAGTACGGCACCATGTCCTACGCCCTGCACTCCTTCGCCTCGCGCCAGCTCAAGCAGTGGAGGAGCGAGCTGCCCCCAGAGGTGGTGAAGCAG ATGACGGAGAGGAGAGACTCCATGCTGGAGACGTCGTCCCAGTGCTTCCAGGGAGCGTCTCGTTGCGAAGGGGACAGTGACGAGGAGGAGTGGCTCATACACTACATGCTGGGGAAGATCGCGGAGAAACGCAAGCAGCCGCCACGAGAATACCTGCATCTCTACAAGCGG GCAGCACATTACTTGCATGAGGAGGCAGCCAGATACCCACGCAAAATACACTATCACAACCCACCAGACCTGGCAATGGAAGCCCTGGAG CTCCACTTCCGCCTGGGCGCCTCCATCCTCAAGCTGCTGGAGGCGGGCGAGGGCGAGGCCGACCTGGAGCACGAGCTGCTGTTCACCCTGCTGGCCGAGGCCGCCGCCGGCCCCTTTGCCCGGGGAGCGGAGAAGAGCATGCCCAAGTCCCAGGAGAA ggaGAAGCCCCCCTCCATGATGGACGAGGACTCGCACGGTTCCTCCGTGTGCGCGGCGGCGGGGGCAGGCTGTCACGGCggcgcccccccgcccccctccagcgCCCCAGGTCTGACATCCCCGCCTTACACGGCCACACCGGTCGACCATGATTACGCCAAACGTAAAACCCTGCGACGCAAGCAGCAGAcgtggcagcagcagcagcagcaggagcatAAGGAGCAGCAGGCTGATG CCTCACCAGAGCTTGACCACGATTACTGCCTCCCTCCAAAGTGCCTGACATCCCTGAATG AGCGCAGTCAGGACAGCGAAGTGGTGATGCTGTCTGACTCCAACTCCACCCAGGATCCCTTCACGGACCCCGCCAGCTCCCAGGACAGCAGCCACAAGCTGGCGTCCGGCAAGGGAAGCACGTCGTCCTCCGAGAACATCACGCCCGTCAAGCTGACCCAGCCCTCCGCCGAAGACGCAG GCTCTCCTGGGGACCAGCACACGGGGCGAGGCCCCGCGGCCCCGCAGCAGGACAAGGGTATCCAGGAAGTCCCCGACGCGTCGTCAGGGACCCCTCctgacacccccctccccaagcCCCCAGCGGACCCCGGCCCCGTCCCCGTCACGCCCCCCAAGACGGCCGCCGGGCCCCTGGGCACCCCCCAGACCCCCGTCAGCGAGGGCAAGAAGAGGGCGGAGCCCCCCCCCGAGGTGTTGATGGTGGAAGTCCCCAGGATCCTGCCCGCGGAGCGCGGGGAGCAGCGGAGGATGCTGGTGGAGATGTGCGCCGACACCCTGTTCCTCTGCCTCGGACGCTTCCCCCAGCACTACAAGAGCCTGTACCGCCTGGCCTTCTTCCATGCCAACAGCAAGACGCACCAG AATCTGCAGTGGGCACGAGATGTGTTGCTAGGAAGCAGTGTCCCATGGCAACAACTGAAGCACATGCCAGCACAAGGACTTTTCTGTGAGAGGAACAAGACCAACCTGTTCAACGTAAGTCCCCCCCAGTTCCCTGAGCCAGTTCTCCTGTCACAGCCAGGCTGCAGGGGTCGtgggttcctcctcctcttctctcaaacCACAGCATGTGCTCATGGATTTCTTACACGGAGAATTA agagagaaaaagcagaTGCAATGCTAAATGCAGTGTTTAGATTTCTTGGGTCCATCTTGGAGACAATGCCTGTtgactcctctttctctccagacCAGCAGCTGTACGGAGGCAGTGATCTGTCCAGGCTGTCTGACCCCAGTCGCATCCGCTCTCGCATCCCCGTCAACATGCCAAAGCTCTTCATCCCCTCCACCGTCACCAAGTTCCCCCCGGAGATCACCGTCACGCCCCCCACTCCCACCCTGCTGTCCCCCAAGGGCAGCATCTCAGAGGAGACCAAGCAGAGGCTCAAG AACGTCATCCTGTCATCCCAGTCCGCCGCCACGGTGAAGAAGGAGACGCTGAGCCAGCCGGCCCTGGAGGTGCAGGAGACCTCCAGCCAGGAGTCCTCCCTGGAGAGTGagtccgaggaggaggaggaggaagaggaagaggaggaggacgattACATGGACGTCTGA
- the ddx51 gene encoding ATP-dependent RNA helicase DDX51, whose product MALFLVNRYLGEDDDEETNKESRSQELLAKLQNKAKEKQKSACHNAHVQAEIDSFEENRSKSKVDHPKETKRAKKRKSEGNQVLPHVPEAVEHGGSADDKKPRQKKKKGSEKTKLKSEGKSEEVKMAKPDHELVAVEEPEDEDGGEESMVTKTQTEPSEQNTETGVAPTGFTILGGHEQKRIQKVHRVLPQWLSKPDAIQRDIKSNLVPISDVPRMSPKIIKKLESNGIQNLFPVQAEVIPAILESVCHGFLIGRGGYRPRDICVSAPTGSGKTLTFVLPVIQALMQRVVCEVRALVVLPTKELAQQVCKVFTSYAEGTTLKVVILAGQKSFGAEQASLSENRGGYSCCLADIVVATPGRLVDHINLNASFSLEHLRFLVIDEADRMIDSMHQSWLSQVTKAVYKCRSGPDAIFRRTEPTHITAASLSPPQMPLQKLLFSATLTQNPEKLQQLGLYQPRLFSSIPSQLTSENPSNDTDVSQPNETFNFPEGLTEYYVPCTLNKKPLLLLHFLLRLKFSPILCFTNSRDAAHRLYVLVKLFGGVQVAEFSSRLSPNERKKTLKEFEQGKIQLLISTDAAARGIDVDGVKCVVNYDAPQFIRAYIHRIGRTARAGKAGLAFTFLLGVQEKNFLKMVSDAGSPGIQKQIIMPNNLKNMESRYQEILQELGKTIKSENAKKRV is encoded by the exons ATGGCCCTGTTTCTTGTCAACAG GTACCTTGgagaagatgatgatgaggagaccAACAAAGAATCAAGATCCCAGGAATTGCTGGCTAAACTGCAGAACAAGgccaaagagaaacagaaatcgGCCTGTCATAACGCACACGTTCAGGCAGAAATTGACAGTTTTGAGGAAAACAGAAGTAAAAGTAAGGTGGACCATCCAAAGGAGACAAAACGCGCTAAGAAAAGGAAAAGTGAGGGGAACCAGGTTCTCCCACATGTTCCTGAAGCTGTAGAACATGGAGGTTCCGCTGACGATAAAAAACCAcgtcagaaaaaaaagaagggcTCTGAAAAGACAAAGCTGAAATCAGAAGGAAAGTCAG AAGAAGTAAAGATGGCGAAGCCTGATCATGAGCTTGTTGCTGTAGAAGAGCCAGAGGAtgaagatggaggggaggagagcatgGTGACGAAAACGCAGACTGAACCATCGGAACAGAACACGGAAACCGGCGTTGCTCCTACTGGGTTCACAATCCTTGGAGGACACGAGCAAAAAAGGATCCAGAag GTTCACAGAGTATTACCGCAGTGGCTTTCCAAGCCAGATGCGATTCAGAGAGACATTAAAAGCAATCTGGTTCCCATTTCTGATGTCCCACGAATGAGCCCTAAGATTATAAAGAAACTGGAGAGTAATGGAATCCAAAACCTATTTCCAG TGCAAGCGGAAGTGATCCCTGCCATTTTGGAAAGTGTGTGCCATGGCTTCCTGATAGGAAGAGGGGGTTACCGGCCCAGGGACATCTGTGTGTCTGCACCGACAGGGAGCGGCAAGACTCTGACGTTTGTCCTCCCCGTGATTCAG GCATTAATGCAACGCGTTGTGTGTGAAGTCAGGGCTTTGGTCGTGCTGCCCACCAAAGAGCTTGCACAGCAG GTCTGTAAAGTCTTCACTTCGTATGCTGAGGGCACCACTTTGAAAGTGGTTATACTTGCAGGTCAGAAGTCTTTCGGTGCCGAGCAGGCTTCCCTTTCTGAAAACAG AGGCGGCTACAGCTGCTGTTTGGCGGACATTGTCGTTGCCACCCCAGGAAGACTGGTTGACCACATCAACCTGAATGCTAGCTTCAGTCTGGAGCATCTTCGCTTCCTG GTCATTGATGAAGCAGACCGTATGATTGACAGCATGCACCAGTCCTGGCTGAGTCAGGTGACCAAGGCTGTCTACAAATGTAGGAGTGGTCCTGATGCCATCTTCAGGAGGACTGAGCCCACGCACATCACAGCGGCGAG tttgTCACCACCTCAGATGCCTCTGCAGAAGCTCCTGTTCTCAGCCACCCTCACCCAGAACCCAGAGAAGCTCCAGCAGCTGGGTCTGTACCAGCCCAGGCTCTTCAGCTCCATCCCCAGCCAGCTGACGTCAGAGAACCCATCCAACGACACTGACGTCTCGCAGCCTAATGAAACGTTCAACTTCCCAGAGGGGCTGACG GAATACTACGTGCCATGCACACTGAACAagaagcccctcctcctcctccacttcctatTACGTTTGAAGTTTAGTCCTATTCTGTGCTTCACCAACTCCAGAGACGCTGCTCACAG GCTGTATGTGCTAGTGAAGCTGTTTGGTGGAGTGCAAGTGGCTGAATTCTCCTCACGGCTCTCACCCAACGAGAGAAAGAAAACCCTGAAGGAGTTTGAGCAGGGGAAAATCCAACT TTTGATCAGCACTGACGCTGCTGCAAGAGGCATTGACGTTGATGGAGTGAAATGTGTCGTGAATTATGATGCACCACAGTTCATCAGGGCATATATCCACAG GATTGGAAGGACTGCAAGAGCAGGAAAAGCTGGGCTGGCGTTTACATTTCTGTTAGGAGTGCAG GAGAAGAACTTCCTGAAAATGGTGTCTGATGCTGGCAGCCCAGGGATCCAAAAACAGATCATCATGCCGAACAACCTGAAGAACATGGAGTCTCGTTACCAGGAGATCCTGCAGGAGTTGGGGAAAACCATTAAG AGTGAAAACGCCAAGAAGCGGGTCTGA